The Deltaproteobacteria bacterium genome segment TCACCCATCATGGCAAGGTAACCAACACCTTTACCGATCAAAATCTGGACTACCTGAAAGGGACATGGGGTATCGGACACGTGAGCCTTAAAGAGCGCCAGCCGGTCAGGTATCAGTCAAGCCTGGGGGATGTCGCTCTGGCGTTTAGCGGCAATATCATCAATTCTAACGAGCTGATGCAGGAGATGATGAAAAAAGGCAGAACCTTCCAGGAAGGTTATGACATCGAAATCATTTCCAAGTTTATTTTTGAAGTGGGGGATCCTGTGGAAGGCATTTCCACCCTTGCTCATAAAATAAAAGGGGCTTACACCCTGGTGGTCCTGACAAAGGATGGAATCTATGCGGCGCGGGATATTTACGGATTCAGGCCTCTTATTTTAGGTCAAGGTCCGGGAAGGTATATTGTCAGTTCCGAGTCTCGAGCCATCCAAAACCTTGAGCTTGAAGTAGTGCGGGATGTGCGGCCTGGTGAGATCATCCTGATAAACGATCAGGGATTAACGAGCTGTAAACAGCTTGACTCCCCGCGTCGAGCTCACTGCGCATTTGAATGGGCCTATACTTCAAGTATTGATTCCGTTATGGAAGGCAGGTATGTCCTGGAAGCCCGAAACAACTTGGGCGCCAGATTAGCAGAGCGAGATATGAACGAAGGAGGGATCGAGGCGGATGTGGTCGCGCCGGTACCGATGTCTGGTATCGGTCATGCCCTGGGATATCATATGCAGTCAAAAATTAATTACCAGGAGGTTTTTCTTTATAACCGGTATGCTGATCGAAGTTACACCCTCTCGACCCAGGTGGCCCGTGAAAAGATGGCCAAGCGTAAACTCTCCGTCCTTAACGCCTCCATCAAGAACCAGCGCATTATATTATGTGATGATTCCATTGTCCGAGGCACACAGATCCAGTATAAGGTGCGGGACCTTAAAATGGCGGGGGCTCGTGAGGTGCATGTCCGTGTTGCCTGCCCTCCTCTGATGTATCCCTGTGATTTCGGTATTTCCACCCGTAGTTATGACGAACTCATCGCCCGGAAATACCTGCGGCGAGGAAATATCACCTCCATGAGACAACTGGATGAACTGGAAAATTGGGTGGCGAAAGAGATCGAGGCGGATTCAGTTAAATATAACAGCCTCGAAGCCCTTGTGGAGGCTATTGGTATCCCTAAAGAAGACCTCTGCCTCAAGTGTTGGAATGGTCTGAGTCCTTATGAAGAGTAAATATAAAGGTCATAGTCAAGAGCATGAGAATAACTTCAGAACTGAAAGCGAGCCGCTCGCTACGTGTCACATTTTTACCTCTTTCTTGTGGCTTACCTAATGTAATGAAAAAAGCATGATGCACATCAGGCCGTCTATATTAATAATAACCAAATTCTTTCCATTCATGTGGCCAGCGACAGAGACAAGTGTTTGAAAAAATCATTAAAGGTTTAATTATCTGCCTTCCAGGGAGTGATTAATTTTGTTGCCACCAGGATAGATTCTGGTAAGGTATCATTGCTGCTCGCAGCAGGTGCGGCGACCTGAATCAAATTAACATATGCGTCTTGAAATGATTGATCTTTCTAAAATTGATTATTCAGAATTGGATGTCCCTCAAGTTCTCTCGATCTTGTTTTATCCCAGACCCGAGTTTGGATCAGGCGCGGCAGATAATGCCATTGACCTGCTGATTCCAGTGGATGAAGAAGTCCTGGTTGGGGCCAGGGTTCACGCCATAGACAAACAGGCTCCCAATATCCTGTTTTTTCATGGAAACGGCGAGATTGTCGCAGATTATGAGGACATGGGGGCTCTTTACAACAAGCTCAGGATAAATTTTCTGCCCGTGGATTACAGAGGATACGGGCGTTCAACAGGCAGCCCCACCATTACCGGCATGATGAGAGACTGTCATGTCATCCTTCACTTCCTAAAAGATTGGCTGAAAGAAGAAGGCTATACCGGACCTTTGATCGTAATGGGAAGGTCGCTTGGAAGCGCATCTGCCATCGAGCTGGCATTCCATTATCAGGAACTCATTGACGGCCTCATTGTGGAAAGCGGGTTTGCTTCTATGGAACCCCTTTTTAATTTACTCAGCACCAGTGCAACCGTTTCAGATATCAAAAGAAA includes the following:
- a CDS encoding amidophosphoribosyltransferase, which produces THHGKVTNTFTDQNLDYLKGTWGIGHVSLKERQPVRYQSSLGDVALAFSGNIINSNELMQEMMKKGRTFQEGYDIEIISKFIFEVGDPVEGISTLAHKIKGAYTLVVLTKDGIYAARDIYGFRPLILGQGPGRYIVSSESRAIQNLELEVVRDVRPGEIILINDQGLTSCKQLDSPRRAHCAFEWAYTSSIDSVMEGRYVLEARNNLGARLAERDMNEGGIEADVVAPVPMSGIGHALGYHMQSKINYQEVFLYNRYADRSYTLSTQVAREKMAKRKLSVLNASIKNQRIILCDDSIVRGTQIQYKVRDLKMAGAREVHVRVACPPLMYPCDFGISTRSYDELIARKYLRRGNITSMRQLDELENWVAKEIEADSVKYNSLEALVEAIGIPKEDLCLKCWNGLSPYEE
- a CDS encoding alpha/beta hydrolase, with product MIDLSKIDYSELDVPQVLSILFYPRPEFGSGAADNAIDLLIPVDEEVLVGARVHAIDKQAPNILFFHGNGEIVADYEDMGALYNKLRINFLPVDYRGYGRSTGSPTITGMMRDCHVILHFLKDWLKEEGYTGPLIVMGRSLGSASAIELAFHYQELIDGLIVESGFASMEPLFNLLSTSATVSDIKRKGLSNLDKIASFDKPTLVIHAEYDHIIPFSNGEALYKACGAGDKHFLKIPGANHNDIFFHGMSEYLEAVTALVQKVKK